The Flavobacteriales bacterium genome includes a region encoding these proteins:
- a CDS encoding T9SS type A sorting domain-containing protein, with product MKKHILFIFAFIFSFQVFSQMFAQPELYLLEPVNIAQKIDSIMYSEPQGVWGTSDSVNLFYSPHAITSDLVFSNLGTDSLGCDTFQIDINNKTVVVNQGGCSIEQKALSAQSEGALALLVIDTAETLKKARGNPMAYGILTGNFSSFDIKIPVLLISKSKGAELIDQIKVGNCKVFMGNKYGNKLLNNDLIIRKGFAASLPYSKMPHYMYEDSNHLKFLIGSDIANVGKNDISNVQLKAQIKKNGFIVYEEISQVISQLKSDSSYSFILPDYSDSAGFENYDQYILEYSILSDSMDSDQTDNHFSDKMSIGNVQTLSSYSKLSYCSINEEDELDPDLYFRNLSTSSPEYCINFKLPFMKENIFLVDNVKFNAFNGTGSIVDKSADINIYELDLDPLNWQVNSRTHLQSGSYTFQHENENKKNVSVYIPMNHLIQPNIHYQVCVAFSTNSELFMGYGNQRDYAFNYKHYTSDITKDQSPKASLFSATDSDFGFIHGFGSQFMPAIEVTIGWIDDIAENDKSSGILSPNPASDLVKVSLENVDEKDFNISVYDASGRVVQSKSYTNQSEMVEIDISFLKNGYYTLVLEGVHKTRMAYKLVISK from the coding sequence ATGAAAAAACATATATTATTTATTTTTGCATTTATCTTTAGTTTTCAAGTGTTTTCTCAAATGTTTGCCCAACCTGAGCTGTACCTCTTGGAGCCCGTAAATATTGCACAGAAAATCGATTCTATCATGTATAGTGAACCACAAGGTGTTTGGGGAACAAGTGATAGTGTAAACTTATTTTATAGTCCACATGCTATTACAAGTGATTTGGTTTTTTCAAACCTTGGTACAGATTCTTTAGGATGTGACACCTTTCAGATAGATATAAACAACAAAACGGTTGTGGTAAATCAAGGAGGTTGCTCAATAGAACAGAAAGCATTAAGTGCTCAAAGTGAAGGAGCACTAGCTCTTTTAGTAATTGACACAGCTGAAACATTAAAGAAAGCAAGAGGTAACCCAATGGCTTATGGTATTTTAACAGGTAATTTTTCTTCATTTGATATTAAGATTCCTGTTCTCCTTATTTCTAAGTCGAAAGGAGCTGAGTTAATTGACCAAATAAAAGTTGGAAATTGTAAGGTGTTTATGGGAAATAAGTATGGAAATAAATTACTGAATAACGACTTAATTATCAGAAAAGGTTTTGCTGCTTCTTTGCCTTATTCCAAAATGCCGCATTATATGTATGAAGATTCTAATCATCTTAAATTTTTGATTGGATCTGATATTGCAAACGTTGGAAAAAATGATATAAGCAATGTTCAGTTAAAGGCTCAAATAAAAAAGAATGGCTTCATTGTTTATGAGGAAATATCACAAGTAATAAGTCAGCTAAAAAGTGATTCTTCCTATTCATTTATATTGCCTGATTATAGTGATTCTGCTGGTTTTGAGAATTATGACCAATATATTCTAGAGTACTCGATTTTATCTGATTCAATGGATTCTGATCAAACAGATAATCATTTTAGTGATAAAATGTCAATTGGAAATGTCCAAACTTTGAGTTCATATAGTAAATTGTCTTATTGCTCAATAAATGAAGAAGATGAACTAGATCCAGATTTGTATTTTAGAAATTTATCGACATCTTCTCCAGAATACTGTATAAATTTTAAACTTCCTTTTATGAAAGAGAATATATTTTTAGTCGACAATGTAAAGTTTAATGCTTTCAATGGAACAGGGAGTATCGTAGATAAAAGTGCCGATATCAATATCTATGAGTTAGATTTGGACCCTTTAAACTGGCAAGTGAATTCTAGGACTCACCTGCAATCAGGATCTTACACTTTTCAGCATGAAAATGAAAACAAAAAAAATGTTTCCGTTTATATACCAATGAATCACTTAATACAACCTAATATACATTATCAAGTATGTGTTGCTTTTAGTACAAATTCTGAATTATTTATGGGGTATGGAAACCAGAGGGATTATGCATTTAATTACAAACATTATACTTCTGATATCACTAAGGATCAAAGTCCAAAAGCCTCACTTTTTAGTGCAACAGATTCTGATTTTGGATTTATTCATGGTTTCGGAAGTCAATTTATGCCTGCAATAGAAGTGACTATTGGGTGGATAGATGATATTGCGGAAAATGACAAATCTTCGGGTATTTTATCTCCAAACCCAGCTTCAGATCTTGTTAAAGTTTCATTAGAAAACGTAGATGAAAAAGATTTTAATATATCTGTGTATGATGCCTCAGGAAGAGTTGTTCAGTCAAAATCCTACACTAATCAAAGTGAAATGGTGGAGATAGACATTTCTTTCCTGAAAAATGGATATTATACTCTAGTGCTGGAGGGTGTTCATAAAACACGAATGGCCTATAAGTTGGTGATCAGTAAATAG
- a CDS encoding YCF48-related protein yields the protein MKKILLITLIFILMMKGNAQSNWQVLQSNTSNFLINLHIVSADTVLVAGDNSSIFRTVDGGNNWNIVYNGSNNSTWIYDIVQNGNTLIAVGDNSFIARSIDGGSTWTPISLPNATLVNFRSVKFLSQNELIATGGVTNSTTPRFYRSLDGGLTWNSQTWSFGISLYQIIQQANGDLFIGAWNGKVYKSINNGLNWTEHAVGALNQQTTNLAQKPNGDLFVNGFFSNSYYKYNNQTNTWSNITNIARQDVQYATSTFIDNHNGYMGGKMINSSQGKIYKTTTGGDTQNSWVVDYIHTDRIARVKFFNSNIGYAVGENGTILKKGVDCSSGQQYVISSNDTSICVGDTAYLGANNVLNYSWNNSITTSTNPVSPSQETNYIVTGTDNNGCISYDTTTVYVLPNINPTLVYVNGTLSCSQNYGIYEWYFNGVLVSNNKSFVPAVSGVYTFSIGSERCKTSKSIYVQLLTTIEEDKEESFIEIVNNKQELLIKNIYNQGISKIQIFDFNGKRVDYIDRYDSINNPSVINISKLEKGIYLIQFHLTNGKSMSKKFIKT from the coding sequence ATGAAGAAAATCTTACTAATTACCTTAATATTTATACTAATGATGAAAGGTAATGCACAATCAAATTGGCAAGTTTTACAGAGTAATACTTCAAATTTCCTTATAAACTTACACATTGTATCTGCAGATACTGTGTTGGTTGCTGGTGATAATTCCAGTATTTTTAGGACTGTAGATGGTGGAAATAATTGGAATATAGTTTATAATGGAAGCAACAATAGTACATGGATTTATGATATTGTACAAAACGGTAACACATTAATAGCTGTTGGAGATAATAGTTTTATTGCCAGATCTATAGATGGCGGTTCTACTTGGACTCCAATCTCATTACCAAACGCTACATTGGTCAATTTTCGTTCTGTAAAGTTTCTTTCTCAAAATGAATTGATTGCTACCGGTGGAGTTACCAATTCAACCACTCCAAGGTTTTACCGTTCATTAGATGGAGGGCTCACTTGGAATTCACAGACTTGGAGTTTTGGTATTTCATTATACCAAATAATTCAACAGGCTAATGGTGATTTGTTCATTGGAGCTTGGAATGGTAAAGTTTACAAATCAATTAATAATGGGCTGAATTGGACAGAACATGCTGTTGGTGCTTTGAATCAACAAACAACAAACTTAGCTCAAAAGCCTAATGGTGATTTGTTTGTAAATGGCTTTTTCTCTAATAGCTATTACAAATATAATAACCAAACAAATACTTGGTCAAATATTACGAATATAGCCCGACAAGATGTTCAATATGCTACATCAACATTTATAGATAATCACAATGGCTATATGGGGGGGAAGATGATCAATTCCTCACAAGGTAAAATCTATAAAACGACGACTGGTGGTGATACTCAAAATTCTTGGGTAGTAGATTATATTCATACCGATAGAATTGCGAGAGTTAAATTTTTTAATTCAAATATAGGATATGCTGTTGGGGAAAACGGAACTATTTTGAAGAAGGGTGTAGATTGTAGTTCCGGACAACAATATGTAATTTCCTCAAATGATACCTCAATATGTGTAGGGGATACGGCATACTTAGGAGCAAATAATGTTCTGAATTATTCTTGGAATAACTCTATAACGACGTCAACAAATCCAGTTAGCCCTTCTCAAGAAACAAACTATATTGTTACTGGAACGGATAATAATGGGTGTATATCATATGACACGACGACCGTATATGTGTTACCAAATATCAACCCAACTTTAGTATATGTAAATGGAACTCTTTCTTGTAGTCAAAATTATGGTATTTATGAGTGGTATTTTAATGGTGTTTTAGTATCCAATAACAAAAGTTTTGTTCCTGCTGTATCTGGAGTATATACTTTTAGTATTGGAAGTGAAAGATGTAAAACATCAAAGTCTATTTATGTTCAACTCTTAACTACAATAGAAGAAGACAAAGAAGAATCTTTTATTGAAATAGTAAATAACAAGCAAGAACTATTGATAAAAAACATATATAATCAAGGAATTTCTAAAATTCAAATATTCGATTTTAATGGAAAAAGAGTGGACTATATAGATCGATACGATTCAATTAATAATCCATCAGTTATAAATATCTCAAAATTAGAAAAAGGTATTTATTTAATTCAATTTCATTTAACGAATGGTAAAAGTATGAGTAAAAAATTCATTAAAACTTAA